Proteins found in one Dermacentor silvarum isolate Dsil-2018 chromosome 8, BIME_Dsil_1.4, whole genome shotgun sequence genomic segment:
- the LOC119460860 gene encoding protein tyrosine phosphatase type IVA 2 isoform X1 yields MCCVPYGVSGLADCAVLRRCAMSAPAMRHKAAAMRPGPSEIDFKNMRFLITDRPTDATVPAFLEEFKKRNVKDVVRVCEATYQKDLLEKEGINVWDWQFDDGSPPPARIVEEWFQLLRKRFKEDPDCCIAVHCVAGLGRAPVLVALALIELGMTYEDAVELIRQKRRGAINAKQLSYLEKYRPKSRLRLRNGHRQCTIQ; encoded by the exons ATGTGCTGTGTGCCCTATGGGGTAAGCGGTCTGGCTGACTGTGCAGTGCTGCGCCGCTGTGCCATGTCCGCACCAGCCATGAGGCACAAGGCGGCAGCCATGCGGCCGGGGCCTTCCGAGATCGACTTCAAGAACATGCGCTTTCTCATCACGGACCGCCCCACTGACGCCACCGTGCCAGCCTTCCTGGAG GAATTCAAGAAAAGGAATGTCAAGGATGTTGTCAGGGTATGCGAAGCCACTTATCAGAAGGACTTGCTTGAGAAGGAAGGCATTAACGTGTGG GACTGGCAGTTTGATGATGGGTCCCCACCCCCAGCACGTATTGTGGAGGAGTGGTTCCAATTGCTCAGGAAACGCTTCAAGGAAGATCCGGACTGCTGCATAGCTGTACACTGCGTTGCCGGCCTGGGCAG GGCACCTGTATTGGTTGCATTAGCACTTATTGAATTAGGTATGACTTACGAGGATGCTGTGGAGCTCATAAGGCA GAAGCGACGGGGAGCCATCAATGCCAAGCAGCTCTCCTATTTGGAGAAGTACCGTCCCAAGTCGCGGCTGAGGCTGCGCAATGGGCACCGGCAGTGCACCATACAGTGA
- the LOC119460860 gene encoding protein tyrosine phosphatase type IVA 2 isoform X2 — MCCVPYGVSGLADCAVLRRCAMSAPAMRHKAAAMRPGPSEIDFKNMRFLITDRPTDATVPAFLEEFKKRNVKDVVRVCEATYQKDLLEKEGINVWDWQFDDGSPPPARIVEEWFQLLRKRFKEDPDCCIAVHCVAGLGRAPVLVALALIELGMTYEDAVELIRQ; from the exons ATGTGCTGTGTGCCCTATGGGGTAAGCGGTCTGGCTGACTGTGCAGTGCTGCGCCGCTGTGCCATGTCCGCACCAGCCATGAGGCACAAGGCGGCAGCCATGCGGCCGGGGCCTTCCGAGATCGACTTCAAGAACATGCGCTTTCTCATCACGGACCGCCCCACTGACGCCACCGTGCCAGCCTTCCTGGAG GAATTCAAGAAAAGGAATGTCAAGGATGTTGTCAGGGTATGCGAAGCCACTTATCAGAAGGACTTGCTTGAGAAGGAAGGCATTAACGTGTGG GACTGGCAGTTTGATGATGGGTCCCCACCCCCAGCACGTATTGTGGAGGAGTGGTTCCAATTGCTCAGGAAACGCTTCAAGGAAGATCCGGACTGCTGCATAGCTGTACACTGCGTTGCCGGCCTGGGCAG GGCACCTGTATTGGTTGCATTAGCACTTATTGAATTAGGTATGACTTACGAGGATGCTGTGGAGCTCATAAGGCAGTGA
- the LOC119460866 gene encoding transmembrane protein 267-like — protein sequence MFTQEGHVSAKLVMVAFYLLGAALTIAVSTAGDYITDLSRLPWLRALADNATHGLVALLCWIMVSGRPLQKASVQDSLLSGLFGCAVDVDHFLAARSLNIENATSLKTRPFLHCSSVVLASLSAVALLGKLLGLAQVYKVALIALVAVASHHLRDSIRRGLWLWPFGSTSPLKLYVYYIGLACTVLIAMAAMRYIPQQRSTTDMPLVRIV from the exons ATGTTTACACAGGAAGGACACGTTTCAGCGAAACTCGTAATGGTGGCTTTCTACTTGCTGGGAGCTGCACTGACGATTGCCGTTTCGACCGCAGGAGATTACATCACGGATCTCAGCAGGCTTCCATGGCTTCGCGCGCTGGCTGACAATGCGACGCACGGTTTGGTCGCATTACTATGCTGGATAATGGTTTCGGGTCGGCCGCTGCAAAAGGCAAGCGTGCAAGACAGCTTACTGAGCGGCTTGTTTGGCTGTGCCGTCGATGTTGATCACTTTCTGGCCGCAAGATCTCTGAACATAGAG AATGCCACGAGCCTGAAGACGAGACCGTTTCTACACTGCAGCTCAGTCGTGCTTGCAAGTTTGTCAGCTGTTGCACTCTTGGGAAAGCTATTGGGACTGGCACAGGTCTACAAAGTAGCACTGATCGCTTTAGTGGCAGTGGCATCGCATCACCTGAGAGACTCTATACGAAGAGGCTTGTGGCTGTGGCCCTTTGGCAGTACAAGCCCTCTGAAGTTGTACGTCTACTACATTGGACTTGCGTGCACGGTGCTAATTGCGATGGCGGCCATGAGGTACATTCCCCAACAGAGAAGCACTACCGACATGCCTCTAGTGAGAATTGTGTAA